The sequence TTCCTCTCCATTCCACCAAATTCCCAGTATTAACCACTATATTTATTCTCAGGTCTTTGGGATTTAAGGGAATGGGAAGATTGCTACTGAAATTCAGGGGTTCCTGTAGTCCATTATTACGATTGATTGAATTTGTTAGTCCCTTTAGTTTACCAGGTCAACCCAAAGAAACTTGCAACCAAACATTTTAGTGATTAGGACAAAATTGTCATTGGGAATTCTGAACCGGAGAAATAAATAGCAGGATTATGGAGAGAGAGAAGCTCCCTTTCCGGTGAGGAACCTCTGTATTTAAATTGGCAATTCAAGAGAACCAGTGTATCTAGGATCACGCTGCATTATTAACGATACTTGATCATGATTAAAAGTTGATGATGCATTACTATTATCTGACattatttcatttcctaaaaaATAGGAACATAGAAAAAGGAAGAGTGTAGGAGATGTTAAATTAAGAGAAGGTACCAAAGGCACTTGATGTGTGTTatattcctttgttttctttacaGGATTTCCTTTCCCCCTACTCGGAAGCAAGCGATAGAAAGGACAGTCAGAGCAATCTGTACTTTCATTAGGAATCATGAATAAACCATTTCAATATATGGAATAAACAATGTGATTCAGTCAGTGAACACACTTAGTTCACATCAGTGAACTGAAACAATGGAGATACCACTTAAAGGTATGGATTGTGGCAAGGACATCTGTGGGAGTGGTACTCCTACAAAGCATCAAGGAACtcacacaggggggaaaccatttaaatgcatggagtgtggaacaTGCTTCCGTCATAGACAATCGCTAAGAAGGCATCAATatactcatacaggggagaaaccatataaatgttttgaGTGTGGAAAATGCTTCACACAGAGTGGAAACCTCTATATACATAtgcgaactcacacgggggagaaaccatttaaatgtatggagtgtggaaagagcttcctttTGAGTAATCAACTTAATGCACATCATCAAACTCACACGGGTGAGAAACCATTcagatgtatggagtgcggaaagagcttctctCAGAGTGGACAGCTTAAAAGACATCAGCGAAGTCACACAGGGGAAAAGCCATTTAAATGCATAgagtgtgggaagtgcttcaTCGATAGTGGAACACTTCGaaaacatcaatggactcacacagggggaaaaccatttaaatgcatagagtgtggaaagagcttcagtcagagtggaatcCTTAAAtaccatcaacgaactcacacaggggaaaaaccatttaaatgcacagagtgtggaaagagcttctctcGGAGTGGACACCTTAAAaaccatcaacgaactcacacagggcagaaaccatttaaatgtatagagtgtggaaagagcttcagtgatagtggaacacttagaagacataagcaaactcacacagggcagaaaccatttgaatgcatggagtgtggaacaAGCTTCCGTCATAGAGAATCACTAATAATGCATCAATGTACTCATACAGGggggaaaccatataaatgttttgaGCGTGGAAAGAGCTTCCTTTTGAGTAATCACCTTAATGCACATCATCAAACTCACACTGGAGAGAAACCATTcagatgtatggagtgcggaaagagcttctctCAGAGTGGACAGCTTAAAAAACATCAGCGAAGTCACACAGGGGAAAAGCCATTTAAAtgcatagagtgtggaaagagcttcagtcggagtggaaaccttagaaaacatcaatggactcacacaggggaggaaccatttaaatgcatagagtgtggaaagagcttcacagagAGTGGAATCCTTAAAAagcatcaacaaactcacacaggagaaaaaccatttaaatgcatggagtgtggaaagagcttcagtcagcgTGGAAACCTTAAAtaccatcaacgaactcacacaggggaaaaaccatttaaatgcatagagtgtggaaagagcttcagtcagagtggataCCTTAAAtaccatcaacgaactcacacaggggaaaaaccatttaaatgcatagagtgtggaaagagcttctctttGAGTGGACACCTTAAAAACCATCAACAAACTCATACAgggcagaaaccatttaaatgcatggattgtGGGAGAAGCTTCACTAGAAGTGGAacgcttagaagacatcaacgaattcacacagggcagaaaccatttgaatgcaaGGAGTGTGGAAAATGCTTCCGTCATACACATTCGCTAAGAATGCATCAATTttctcatacaggagagaaaccatataaatgcatggagtgtggaaaatgTTTCGGTCAGAGTTCGAGCCTTAATGCACATCTACAAATTCACACAAgtgagaaaccttttaaatgcatggaatgtgggggAAGCTTCACTAGAAGTAGAACGCTTAGAAGACATCAGCAAACTCACAGGGAGAAAACAATTTAAATGTATGTTTGGTTGCAGAATAAATCCAGGCATATCTGGAGGATATGGACCATTTGGACTGCATTTCTTCCAGTTGAGTGTCAGGCCCTGCCATCAGACTGAGACCACCTTGTTGGCACTGGTTGATTATCTCTGGCAGGCGAGGGACAAAGgtaaaagctgtttcctggttctgctggatctctcagtttcTTTTAATGCCATTGACCACGGTATCTGGTTACCGATTTGTGATAAAAATATATACCTTACCCAATTCGTTGAGAGTAAAGCTTTACTGGTCAGGTTGGCAGCCGTTGAACCACGAGTATTATTTACAAACTCCTCCAGTCATCGTGCGCACAAAGTCCCCACACCTCTCACCTCTCGGCTTCACCTCTCAGAAGTCAAGATAGAGTGATCTGAATTAACCCAGAAAGCGCCACCTCATTTCCCCAATGCCACCTCTGCTTTGCAAAATACATTCCCAATAAAATGACATTGTAAATATTAACATATCCTCATGGATGCTCTAGGAGGGTTGGGAGTTAGGGGCAGGGTTaagcagtggttccactccttcctcctgggccgtgcgcagaaagtggtgttgggggttgAGCGTTTCAGAGCTTTGCATGCTCTGTTCACAGCCCACCTCTTTCTCTCCAGGACGTCTTCCAGGCTCTGAATTCTTCCTTGGCCGCTTTGGGAATTTAATCCATGTCCCATGAGCCAGCCAGCTGGGGTTGGGGGGCTCTCCTGCCT comes from Podarcis raffonei isolate rPodRaf1 chromosome 2, rPodRaf1.pri, whole genome shotgun sequence and encodes:
- the LOC128409370 gene encoding oocyte zinc finger protein XlCOF6-like isoform X1, whose protein sequence is MEIPLKGMDCGKDICGSGTPTKHQGTHTGGKPFKCMECGTCFRHRQSLRRHQYTHTGEKPYKCFECGKCFTQSGNLYIHMRTHTGEKPFKCMECGKSFLLSNQLNAHHQTHTGEKPFRCMECGKSFSQSGQLKRHQRSHTGEKPFKCIECGKCFIDSGTLRKHQWTHTGGKPFKCIECGKSFSQSGILKYHQRTHTGEKPFKCTECGKSFSRSGHLKNHQRTHTGQKPFKCIECGKSFSDSGTLRRHKQTHTGQKPFECMECGTSFRHRESLIMHQCTHTGGKPYKCFERGKSFLLSNHLNAHHQTHTGEKPFRCMECGKSFSQSGQLKKHQRSHTGEKPFKCIECGKSFSRSGNLRKHQWTHTGEEPFKCIECGKSFTESGILKKHQQTHTGEKPFKCMECGKSFSQRGNLKYHQRTHTGEKPFKCIECGKSFSQSGYLKYHQRTHTGEKPFKCIECGKSFSLSGHLKNHQQTHTGQKPFKCMDCGRSFTRSGTLRRHQRIHTGQKPFECKECGKCFRHTHSLRMHQFSHTGEKPYKCMECGKCFGQSSSLNAHLQIHTSEKPFKCMECGGSFTRSRTLRRHQQTHREKTI
- the LOC128409370 gene encoding oocyte zinc finger protein XlCOF6-like isoform X2 encodes the protein MEIPLKGMDCGKDICGSGTPTKHQGTHTGGKPFKCMECGTCFRHRQSLRRHQYTHTGEKPYKCFECGKCFTQSGNLYIHMRTHTGEKPFKCMECGKSFLLSNQLNAHHQTHTGEKPFRCMECGKSFSQSGQLKRHQRSHTGEKPFKCIECGKCFIDSGTLRKHQWTHTGGKPFKCIECGKSFSQSGILKYHQRTHTGEKPFKCTECGKSFSRSGHLKNHQRTHTGQKPFKCIECGKSFSDSGTLRRHKQTHTGQKPFECMECGTSFRHRESLIMHQCTHTGGKPYKCFERGKSFLLSNHLNAHHQTHTGEKPFRCMECGKSFSQSGQLKKHQRSHTGEKPFKCIECGKSFSRSGNLRKHQWTHTGEEPFKCIECGKSFTESGILKKHQQTHTGEKPFKCMECGKSFSQRGNLKYHQRTHTGEKPFKCIECGKSFSQSGYLKYHQRTHTGEKPFKCIECGKSFSLSGHLKNHQQTHTGQKPFKCMDCGRSFTRSGTLRRHQRIHTGQKPYKCMECGKCFGQSSSLNAHLQIHTSEKPFKCMECGGSFTRSRTLRRHQQTHREKTI